In one Mucilaginibacter sp. PAMB04168 genomic region, the following are encoded:
- a CDS encoding thiamine pyrophosphate-dependent enzyme, translated as MAQKVAEQVVEMLTAAGVKRIYAVTGDSLNHVNDAVRRSDNRMQWIHMRHEEAGAYAAAAEAELLGIACCAGSSGPGHVHLVNGLYDAHRSGAPVIALASTCPSHQYGTEYFQETNTIKLFDDCSYYNQLATTPAQLPRMLQAGIQHAITKKGVSVIGLPGDVTEMEAAETPSALKNYHTNPVIRPTDRDLNNLAALINEHEKITIFCGIGCANAHDEVVELSKRINAPVGYSFRGKMFVQYDNPNEIGMTGLLGLPSAYHAMHESDLLILLGTDFPYEQFMPKECKIVQVDIKPERIGRRAKVDVGLCGKIEDTLQALLPLILQKTNDSFLQEQLKLYAHVKDNLRTYIDDKGSVNNIHPEFVADVLDRLANHNAIFTVDTGMCCVWGARHIHATGKRSMIGSFNHGSMANAMPQAIGAALACPDRQVIAMAGDGGISMLLGDLATIAQYKLPIKIVVFNNRSLGMVKLEMEVAGLPDWQTDMVNPDFALVAQAMGIKGVKVTDPDQVEQAMREAMMFNGPVLLDVMTDPNALAMPPRVEFGQVKGMTLAMSKLMLNGQAGEVWDTIKANYKHIKEVF; from the coding sequence ATGGCCCAAAAAGTAGCAGAGCAAGTGGTGGAGATGTTAACAGCCGCCGGTGTAAAAAGAATATATGCCGTAACCGGCGATAGTTTAAATCATGTAAATGATGCCGTAAGGCGTAGCGATAACCGCATGCAATGGATACACATGCGCCATGAGGAAGCGGGTGCCTACGCCGCCGCCGCCGAGGCCGAACTGTTAGGTATTGCCTGTTGTGCAGGCAGTAGCGGCCCGGGCCACGTGCATTTAGTGAATGGTTTGTACGATGCGCACCGGTCGGGCGCGCCGGTTATTGCTTTAGCTTCTACCTGTCCGTCGCACCAGTACGGTACCGAATACTTTCAGGAAACCAATACCATAAAATTGTTTGATGATTGCAGCTATTACAACCAGTTAGCCACCACCCCGGCACAACTGCCGCGTATGCTGCAGGCCGGTATACAACACGCTATTACTAAAAAAGGGGTATCGGTAATAGGCTTACCCGGCGATGTAACCGAAATGGAAGCTGCAGAAACGCCATCAGCCTTAAAGAATTACCATACCAACCCGGTGATACGCCCAACCGACCGTGATTTAAACAACCTGGCGGCATTGATTAACGAACACGAAAAGATCACTATATTTTGTGGCATTGGCTGCGCCAACGCGCATGATGAGGTGGTGGAGTTATCTAAACGGATAAATGCACCCGTAGGCTACTCGTTCCGCGGTAAGATGTTTGTGCAGTATGATAACCCTAACGAGATAGGGATGACTGGTTTATTGGGCTTGCCGTCGGCATATCACGCCATGCACGAGTCTGACTTGCTGATACTGCTGGGTACCGATTTTCCGTATGAGCAGTTCATGCCTAAGGAGTGTAAGATTGTGCAGGTGGATATTAAACCCGAACGCATTGGCCGCCGCGCCAAGGTGGATGTAGGCTTATGCGGTAAGATTGAAGATACGCTCCAAGCGCTGTTGCCACTCATACTACAAAAAACCAACGATAGCTTTTTGCAGGAGCAACTTAAGCTCTATGCGCATGTAAAAGATAATCTTCGTACTTACATAGATGATAAAGGATCGGTTAATAACATTCACCCGGAGTTTGTGGCCGATGTGCTGGACAGGCTGGCTAACCACAATGCTATATTTACAGTAGATACCGGCATGTGCTGCGTGTGGGGTGCCCGTCATATCCACGCTACCGGAAAACGGAGTATGATTGGCTCTTTTAACCACGGCTCTATGGCCAATGCCATGCCGCAGGCCATTGGTGCAGCGCTGGCTTGCCCTGACAGGCAGGTGATTGCTATGGCCGGTGATGGTGGTATCTCTATGTTACTGGGCGATTTGGCTACCATTGCGCAGTATAAGCTACCTATTAAAATAGTGGTTTTCAACAACCGCTCTTTGGGTATGGTGAAATTAGAAATGGAAGTAGCTGGTCTGCCCGATTGGCAAACCGATATGGTTAACCCCGATTTTGCATTAGTAGCGCAGGCTATGGGTATTAAAGGTGTAAAAGTAACCGACCCCGACCAGGTTGAGCAAGCCATGCGCGAAGCCATGATGTTTAACGGCCCTGTATTGTTAGACGTAATGACTGATCCTAATGCTCTGGCAATGCCGCCTCGTGTAGAGTTTGGACAAGTAAAAGGAATGACCCTGGCTATGTCAAAACTAATGCTTAACGGTCAGGCTGGCGAAGTTTGGGACACTATTAAAGCCAATTACAAGCATATTAAAGAGGTGTTTTAA
- a CDS encoding MBL fold metallo-hydrolase, translated as MQLKGSRKVGNKFQNPIPTDEAGFNKLLPIMWEYIVNKAENTPRKTLGPFTTDASVYHTPPASGLRVTWMGHSSQLIEIDGKRILTDPVWSSRASFVQWAGPKRFFPAPLPLNSLPKLDAVLISHDHYDHFDDATIRTLAKLNIPFYTSLGVGRYLRQWGVADHLITEMDWGDTAQIGNDCTLTTAPTRHFSGRGIVNRNETLWSAFVIKGHTHNIFFGADSGWFNGFADIGEAYGPFDLTMLEIGAYGKNWPDIHMGPLSAFNAHKALKGKQMMPIHWGTFNLALHAWYEPIEILLELAAKESITLFVPEPGRPTEVTGADFNSEWWIKYKS; from the coding sequence ATGCAACTTAAAGGTTCCCGCAAAGTGGGCAACAAATTTCAAAATCCTATACCTACCGACGAAGCCGGCTTTAATAAGTTACTGCCCATTATGTGGGAATATATTGTAAACAAAGCCGAAAACACACCGCGTAAAACACTTGGACCATTTACTACTGATGCATCGGTGTACCACACGCCGCCGGCAAGCGGCCTGCGGGTAACCTGGATGGGGCACTCAAGCCAGCTTATAGAAATTGATGGCAAGCGCATTTTAACTGACCCCGTTTGGAGCAGCCGCGCTTCTTTCGTACAATGGGCCGGTCCAAAACGCTTCTTTCCTGCCCCGTTGCCTTTAAATAGCCTGCCTAAGCTTGATGCCGTACTTATATCGCATGATCACTACGACCATTTTGATGACGCTACCATACGCACCCTGGCTAAGCTGAATATACCATTTTACACCTCGTTAGGTGTTGGCCGCTACCTGCGCCAATGGGGCGTTGCCGACCACCTGATTACCGAAATGGACTGGGGCGATACAGCGCAAATTGGCAACGATTGCACACTTACCACCGCACCTACCCGCCATTTTTCGGGCCGGGGCATTGTTAACCGTAATGAGACGTTATGGTCGGCCTTTGTAATAAAAGGGCATACGCATAATATATTCTTTGGGGCAGATTCAGGCTGGTTTAACGGCTTTGCCGACATTGGTGAGGCATACGGCCCGTTTGATTTAACCATGCTGGAGATTGGCGCCTATGGTAAAAACTGGCCAGATATACATATGGGGCCGCTTAGTGCCTTTAATGCACATAAAGCTTTAAAAGGCAAGCAAATGATGCCCATACACTGGGGCACCTTTAATCTGGCCTTACATGCCTGGTACGAGCCTATTGAGATTCTACTGGAATTGGCCGCAAAAGAAAGCATCACTCTTTTTGTACCTGAACCGGGCAGACCTACCGAGGTAACCGGCGCAGATTTCAACTCAGAATGGTGGATAAAATATAAAAGTTAG
- a CDS encoding amidohydrolase family protein — MKKILPALLLLLLTTLGLSAQTLPAAAPYTLFKPDRVFDGHDLHTGWVVLVQGKEIAAAGPANQIKVPAQATVTELKGMTLLPGLIEGHSHLFLHPYNETTWNDQVLTESRAERTARAVAHARETLMAGITTTRELGTEGAGYDDVGLKAAINKGLIPGPRILTATRAIVATGSYGPKSPVAEISLPQGAEEADGAEGLTRAIRSQIGHGADVIKLYADYRWGLGDQAAPTFTLEELKLAVQVAGSSGRMVAVHSSTAEGMRRATLAGVTTIEHGDNGTPEIFKLMKEHNVALCPTLAAGEATSSYKGWRKGIDPEPERIKQKHISFANALKAGVTICFGGDVGVFAHGDNARELLLMVDYGMKPLDALRSATSVNAEVFKLNHLGLIKPGYMADLIAVEGNPAEDITAVKMVRMVIKDGVRVK; from the coding sequence ATGAAAAAAATCCTGCCTGCACTCTTATTATTACTATTGACAACCTTAGGCCTGAGTGCCCAAACACTACCAGCCGCAGCGCCTTATACACTGTTTAAGCCCGATCGCGTATTTGATGGCCATGACCTGCATACAGGTTGGGTGGTGCTGGTGCAAGGCAAAGAGATTGCAGCAGCAGGGCCAGCCAACCAAATAAAAGTACCTGCACAAGCCACCGTTACCGAACTAAAAGGCATGACCTTACTGCCGGGACTGATTGAAGGCCACTCGCACCTGTTTTTGCACCCCTATAACGAAACCACCTGGAACGACCAGGTGCTTACCGAGAGCCGTGCCGAGCGTACGGCCCGCGCCGTGGCACATGCACGCGAAACATTGATGGCCGGCATTACCACCACCCGCGAGCTTGGAACCGAAGGGGCCGGCTATGATGATGTGGGCTTAAAGGCAGCTATCAATAAAGGCCTGATACCGGGTCCACGTATACTGACGGCAACGCGGGCTATTGTAGCTACCGGCAGCTATGGCCCTAAAAGCCCCGTAGCCGAAATTAGCTTACCCCAAGGTGCCGAGGAAGCAGACGGGGCCGAGGGTTTAACCCGCGCTATCCGTTCGCAAATTGGCCATGGTGCCGATGTGATAAAACTCTACGCTGATTACCGCTGGGGACTTGGCGATCAAGCTGCGCCTACCTTTACGCTGGAAGAATTGAAACTGGCCGTGCAGGTGGCCGGCAGCAGCGGACGCATGGTGGCAGTACACTCCAGTACGGCCGAGGGTATGCGCAGGGCAACGCTGGCAGGTGTAACTACTATTGAGCACGGCGACAACGGCACGCCGGAGATATTTAAACTAATGAAAGAACATAACGTAGCCTTGTGTCCCACACTCGCCGCCGGTGAGGCAACCAGCAGCTATAAAGGATGGAGAAAAGGCATAGACCCTGAGCCTGAACGCATCAAACAGAAACACATCAGCTTTGCCAATGCGCTTAAAGCAGGCGTTACCATTTGCTTTGGCGGCGATGTTGGCGTATTTGCCCACGGCGACAACGCCCGAGAATTGCTATTGATGGTTGATTACGGCATGAAACCGCTGGACGCCCTACGCTCAGCCACATCGGTAAACGCAGAAGTATTTAAGCTGAACCACTTAGGTTTGATTAAGCCCGGTTACATGGCCGATTTAATTGCTGTAGAGGGTAACCCGGCTGAAGATATTACGGCGGTAAAAATGGTTAGAATGGTGATTAAAGATGGCGTAAGGGTAAAATAA
- a CDS encoding sigma-70 family RNA polymerase sigma factor, which produces MMFLKHKYSTEDLIAKCKAADRKAQELLYKQFAAKMLAVCMRYAVDKMEAEDMMQNGFVRVFQKINDYRGEGSFEGWMRRIMVHAAIEYYRKHHKMTLVDMEESGYEPPVNAVAASSLETKDLLLIVNQLPAGYRMVFNLYAIEGYSHREIAEMAGITEGASKSQLSRARTLLKQKIEQTEGTRYEYAR; this is translated from the coding sequence ATGATGTTTTTAAAACATAAATATTCAACCGAAGACCTCATCGCAAAATGTAAAGCAGCTGACCGCAAGGCACAGGAACTACTTTACAAACAGTTTGCTGCAAAAATGCTGGCCGTGTGCATGCGTTATGCGGTAGATAAGATGGAAGCTGAAGATATGATGCAGAACGGTTTTGTACGCGTGTTTCAGAAAATAAATGATTACCGGGGCGAGGGGAGTTTTGAGGGATGGATGCGCCGCATTATGGTGCATGCCGCTATTGAGTATTACCGCAAGCATCATAAAATGACGCTGGTAGATATGGAGGAAAGCGGTTACGAGCCACCGGTTAACGCTGTAGCTGCATCAAGCCTGGAGACAAAGGATTTGCTGCTAATAGTTAATCAGCTACCGGCAGGTTACCGCATGGTGTTTAACTTGTATGCCATTGAGGGCTACTCACACCGCGAAATTGCAGAGATGGCCGGCATTACTGAGGGTGCGTCCAAATCACAATTATCGAGGGCGCGCACTTTATTGAAACAAAAAATTGAACAAACTGAGGGAACGAGATATGAATATGCAAGATAA
- a CDS encoding outer membrane beta-barrel protein, producing the protein MKRFLLTAIFFAAVTCASAQTVTTTKVTTTTVVNDKGDTVKTQSDTIKTKKRRFKFTIGSGEDTKGVYVNQPDTVKQVSKSSGFSWGLTLARLDLGLATLVDNGSFDLSPTNNFLRYRSWKSSNVGFDVIQAGYRFTSSFRIYVSGGFDWTHFRLRENITIQPDGPKEGLVYTRDNIQYDKNRFTSSYFRIPLTFDWRSHDDSRGKAVHIAGGPMIGILYNGRVKQKSDENGKQKFNDSYNFTKVRYGLTGRVGYGAWGVFGKYYFNDMFDTAAQEGLRNFSFGIMLGF; encoded by the coding sequence ATGAAACGCTTTTTACTTACTGCTATATTTTTTGCGGCTGTTACCTGTGCATCTGCACAAACTGTTACCACTACCAAAGTTACTACTACAACTGTAGTAAATGACAAGGGCGATACCGTAAAAACCCAATCAGACACTATTAAAACCAAAAAAAGGAGATTCAAATTCACTATTGGTTCGGGCGAGGATACCAAAGGTGTATATGTAAATCAGCCTGATACGGTAAAGCAGGTATCTAAATCCTCCGGCTTTTCATGGGGGTTAACGTTAGCACGTTTGGACTTGGGCTTAGCTACCTTGGTTGATAATGGTAGCTTCGACCTGTCGCCAACCAATAATTTTTTGCGTTACCGCTCGTGGAAAAGCAGTAACGTAGGCTTTGATGTGATCCAGGCCGGTTACCGCTTCACCAGTTCATTCCGCATTTATGTATCGGGTGGTTTTGATTGGACACACTTCCGCCTGCGCGAAAACATTACCATTCAGCCCGACGGGCCAAAAGAAGGGTTGGTTTATACGCGTGATAATATTCAATACGATAAAAATCGTTTTACATCAAGCTACTTCCGCATTCCATTAACTTTTGACTGGAGAAGTCATGACGATAGCCGAGGTAAAGCTGTTCACATAGCAGGCGGACCAATGATCGGCATTCTTTACAACGGCCGTGTAAAGCAAAAAAGCGATGAGAACGGTAAACAGAAGTTTAACGATAGTTACAACTTTACCAAAGTACGTTACGGCTTAACCGGCCGGGTAGGTTACGGCGCATGGGGAGTTTTTGGAAAGTATTACTTTAACGACATGTTTGATACCGCCGCTCAGGAAGGTTTGCGTAACTTCTCCTTTGGTATAATGCTTGGCTTTTAA
- a CDS encoding ABC transporter ATP-binding protein produces the protein MVKTTPFLQAIAVNKVYPGKQQSGVKGIDLSIQQGKITAIIGESGSGKSTLLRLMFGLLSVDSGRVEFKGERIWGPEEKLIPGHDAMKMVTQHTDDLNLFAKVWDNIAILLPNTNLQAKQEGTERVLKQLNMHRLADKRVADLSGGEKQRVAIARALVTQPEVLLLDEPFNQVDTTFRDGLQQDIRRIVKETGLTVIIVSHDPAEVLSMADELVVIKDGQILESGVPKNVYNQPKNLYTARLLSHCNVLMREEARALRVKGVKGQVVIYPEWIKPIATGKNIEWTIKEILFKGAYEEIHLEYGPIEIHLLNHEPGLFDNYSHMGVQVEKYLEY, from the coding sequence ATGGTAAAAACCACCCCTTTCTTGCAGGCTATTGCAGTTAATAAAGTATATCCCGGTAAGCAGCAGTCGGGTGTAAAAGGTATCGATCTAAGTATTCAGCAGGGTAAAATTACCGCTATAATAGGCGAGAGCGGCAGCGGCAAAAGCACATTGTTGCGTTTAATGTTCGGTTTGCTTAGTGTTGATAGCGGGCGTGTTGAATTTAAAGGAGAGCGTATTTGGGGACCGGAAGAAAAACTGATACCCGGGCACGATGCCATGAAAATGGTAACGCAGCATACTGATGATCTCAACCTTTTTGCCAAGGTATGGGACAATATAGCCATTTTACTTCCCAATACTAATTTGCAAGCCAAGCAGGAGGGTACCGAACGGGTGCTGAAGCAGCTGAACATGCATCGCCTGGCCGATAAACGTGTGGCCGACCTGAGTGGCGGTGAAAAACAGCGTGTAGCTATTGCACGGGCACTGGTTACCCAACCCGAGGTGTTATTGCTGGATGAGCCCTTTAACCAGGTTGACACCACCTTTAGAGACGGCTTGCAGCAGGATATCCGCAGGATTGTTAAGGAAACCGGCCTTACGGTAATCATCGTATCGCACGACCCGGCCGAAGTGCTCTCGATGGCTGATGAACTGGTGGTTATTAAAGACGGACAGATACTGGAAAGCGGTGTTCCAAAAAATGTATATAACCAGCCCAAAAACTTATACACCGCCCGCTTGCTTTCGCACTGCAATGTGCTGATGCGGGAAGAGGCAAGGGCCTTGCGTGTAAAAGGCGTGAAAGGCCAGGTGGTGATCTATCCCGAATGGATAAAGCCTATTGCCACAGGCAAAAACATAGAGTGGACCATTAAAGAGATTCTGTTTAAAGGGGCCTATGAAGAAATTCACTTAGAGTACGGCCCAATAGAAATCCACCTCCTTAACCACGAGCCGGGCTTGTTTGACAATTACAGCCACATGGGTGTGCAGGTAGAGAAATATTTGGAGTATTAG
- the hemJ gene encoding protoporphyrinogen oxidase HemJ: MYFYIKAIHIIFVVSWMAGLFYAVRLFIYHTEAQEKPEVERNILTAEYERIERRLWNIIATPAMIMTLIAGIAMVIIEPYLMHQNWLIVKLCFVVGLVCYHLVCANMMEQMRKGIFKWTSFQLRLWNEVATIFLFAIVFLAVLKNAVDWIYGMLGLIAFAMIIMSAVKIYKNYRVKKGIK, from the coding sequence ATGTACTTCTATATTAAAGCCATACATATCATTTTTGTAGTCAGCTGGATGGCTGGACTGTTTTATGCGGTGCGCCTGTTTATATACCATACTGAGGCGCAAGAAAAACCCGAGGTAGAACGCAACATCCTTACGGCCGAATACGAACGCATTGAACGCCGCCTATGGAATATCATAGCCACCCCGGCTATGATCATGACACTTATTGCGGGTATCGCTATGGTAATCATAGAACCTTACCTCATGCACCAGAACTGGCTCATTGTAAAGCTATGCTTTGTAGTGGGTTTAGTATGCTATCATCTTGTTTGTGCCAATATGATGGAGCAGATGCGTAAAGGCATTTTCAAATGGACTTCTTTCCAACTACGCCTTTGGAATGAGGTAGCTACCATCTTTCTTTTTGCCATTGTATTCCTGGCCGTTCTTAAAAATGCCGTTGACTGGATCTACGGAATGCTTGGCCTTATCGCTTTTGCCATGATCATCATGTCGGCAGTAAAGATTTATAAGAATTACAGAGTTAAAAAAGGGATTAAGTAA
- the hemE gene encoding uroporphyrinogen decarboxylase gives MEDSLFLKAAFSQKTERPPVWMMRQAGRFMPQYWEIKNKYSFLEMCKTPEIAADVTMLPVDLLDIDAAILFSDILVTGEAMGGDLSFTQGVGPKFANPVRTQADVDNLSVNVLDRLQYVADAIKVIQQRLNGRIPLIGFAGAPFTVMSYLVEGGSSRDFKLTKLMLHNQPELAHQLLSKIAQVTADYLNLQIEAGVNAVQIFDSWAQALAWDDYKEFSHNYIVEIISRLNRKDIPVISFCKGSSVFAPLMAEAKPDVVSIDWNVDLLDIKRRLPQGVAVQGNLDPHILYADKKVIKDRIHRLFDRMKNEPGFIFNLGHGIMPDIPFDNVKYAVEVIKEYSY, from the coding sequence ATGGAAGATTCATTATTTTTAAAAGCCGCATTCTCGCAAAAAACAGAGCGCCCACCCGTATGGATGATGCGCCAGGCCGGTCGTTTTATGCCCCAGTACTGGGAAATTAAAAACAAGTACTCGTTTTTGGAGATGTGCAAAACGCCCGAAATTGCAGCCGATGTAACCATGCTGCCGGTTGATTTGCTCGACATTGATGCTGCCATCCTGTTCTCTGATATATTGGTAACCGGCGAGGCTATGGGCGGCGATTTAAGCTTTACGCAGGGCGTGGGCCCTAAGTTTGCCAATCCTGTACGTACCCAGGCCGATGTGGACAACCTGAGCGTAAATGTGCTTGACAGGTTACAGTATGTGGCCGATGCCATTAAAGTTATACAACAACGCCTGAACGGTCGTATCCCGCTGATAGGTTTTGCCGGTGCACCGTTTACTGTGATGAGCTACCTGGTTGAGGGCGGCTCCTCGCGCGATTTCAAATTGACCAAGCTGATGCTGCACAACCAGCCTGAGTTGGCTCATCAATTATTAAGCAAAATTGCACAGGTAACGGCAGATTACCTGAACCTGCAGATTGAAGCAGGTGTAAATGCCGTACAGATATTTGACAGCTGGGCACAGGCCCTCGCTTGGGACGATTATAAAGAGTTTTCGCACAACTACATCGTAGAAATCATCAGCAGGCTTAACCGTAAAGATATCCCGGTGATTTCTTTTTGTAAAGGCAGTTCGGTATTTGCGCCGTTAATGGCCGAAGCCAAACCTGACGTAGTATCGATTGACTGGAACGTAGATTTGCTGGATATTAAACGCCGCCTGCCTCAAGGCGTGGCTGTGCAAGGTAACCTCGATCCGCACATATTATATGCCGATAAAAAGGTAATTAAAGACCGTATACACCGTTTGTTCGACCGCATGAAGAACGAACCTGGCTTCATCTTCAACCTGGGTCATGGCATTATGCCCGATATTCCGTTTGATAACGTTAAGTATGCGGTTGAGGTAATAAAGGAGTACAGCTACTAA
- a CDS encoding tetratricopeptide repeat protein translates to MFTNQARIGVAVAFGLLMGFFIYQQTYQLAAIALLFIGLLIWGYFKEGTIILAAKQFHVKNYEKAEALLLQIKRPEWLSKKRRGFYEFIMGGISLHKQEYQAAEQHYEVATQYPLRSVNDHVAALVHIVNINIRQGNYDKARAYLQLAEDKGEQVNAKMKAVIDKLHKELQLHKN, encoded by the coding sequence ATGTTCACTAATCAGGCCCGCATCGGGGTAGCTGTCGCTTTCGGCCTGCTAATGGGTTTCTTTATCTACCAGCAAACTTACCAGTTGGCAGCCATAGCTTTACTGTTTATTGGCTTACTTATTTGGGGTTACTTTAAAGAGGGAACCATTATATTGGCCGCTAAGCAGTTTCATGTTAAAAACTACGAAAAGGCAGAGGCCCTGCTTTTGCAGATAAAACGCCCAGAATGGCTGAGCAAAAAGCGCCGAGGTTTTTATGAGTTTATTATGGGTGGTATAAGCTTGCACAAGCAGGAATACCAGGCTGCCGAACAACACTACGAGGTAGCTACACAATACCCATTGCGGTCGGTTAACGATCATGTGGCCGCATTGGTACACATTGTTAACATTAATATAAGGCAGGGCAATTACGATAAGGCGCGTGCCTACCTGCAGCTGGCCGAAGATAAAGGCGAGCAGGTGAACGCCAAGATGAAGGCCGTGATAGACAAGCTGCATAAGGAATTGCAATTACACAAAAATTAA
- a CDS encoding response regulator transcription factor, giving the protein MTKKRILLAEDEEHLLEAIKLNLELEGYKVTTANNGKKALQKFKEERFNLVILDVMMPEVDGFVVAETIRLENSEVPIMFLTAKNTNEDKIQGLRKGADDYLTKPFNLEELILRVNNLVKRGLKGEDLKEFNSYKIGDKTIHFNSFELINEDNSVTPLTKKETMLLKLLIERRNEAVSREQILETVWNYDVYPSTRTIDNFILTFRKYFEPDPKNPVYFHSIRGVGYKFTDNHH; this is encoded by the coding sequence ATGACAAAAAAGAGAATCTTATTGGCTGAGGACGAAGAACATCTACTCGAAGCCATCAAATTAAATCTGGAGCTGGAGGGTTATAAAGTAACCACCGCCAACAATGGTAAAAAAGCACTACAAAAATTTAAAGAGGAACGCTTTAACCTGGTAATACTGGATGTAATGATGCCCGAGGTTGACGGCTTTGTTGTAGCCGAAACCATCCGTTTGGAAAACTCGGAGGTACCGATCATGTTCCTCACCGCTAAGAATACCAATGAGGATAAGATACAAGGCCTTAGAAAAGGAGCAGATGATTACCTAACCAAACCTTTTAACCTGGAAGAACTCATTTTACGGGTTAACAATCTGGTTAAACGCGGCCTGAAAGGCGAAGACCTGAAAGAGTTCAACAGCTATAAAATTGGCGACAAAACTATTCACTTCAATTCTTTCGAGCTGATTAACGAGGACAATTCGGTTACACCGCTTACCAAAAAGGAAACCATGTTGCTTAAGCTGCTGATTGAGCGCCGTAATGAGGCCGTATCGCGTGAGCAGATCCTGGAAACCGTGTGGAATTATGACGTTTACCCATCTACCCGTACTATTGATAATTTTATATTAACCTTCCGCAAGTATTTTGAACCCGATCCTAAAAATCCGGTATATTTTCATTCTATACGCGGCGTGGGTTATAAGTTTACCGATAATCACCATTAA
- a CDS encoding HAMP domain-containing sensor histidine kinase, producing MKRPFAIFYALIIYTLMELVWWGYMLIKLQPERTGMILGEGSMFIIVIMGGATLFHKSLNKERRLQDQKKNFLLSVTHELKSPLAAIKLYLETIQKRSLSKQQVDDFVGKCLLDIDRLNDMVENMLLAAKIENQSYTFPKQEFNLSVLVDGIVNRLQINKCDLTQQLINAEIEPKIEVTGDKFALTSVVTNLIENAIKYSGPCETVDVKLFNKNGKVHLQVADHGIGIADEEKSRIFDRFYRVGSEETRNTKGTGLGLYIVKQVLDKHQAIINVSDNRPAGSVFEVIFG from the coding sequence ATGAAAAGACCATTTGCTATATTTTACGCGCTCATCATTTACACCTTAATGGAGTTGGTATGGTGGGGATATATGCTCATAAAACTACAGCCCGAACGTACCGGAATGATACTGGGCGAAGGCTCCATGTTTATCATTGTTATAATGGGTGGAGCTACCTTGTTCCATAAATCGTTAAATAAAGAGCGCCGCCTGCAGGACCAGAAAAAAAACTTCCTGCTTTCGGTTACACACGAGCTGAAATCGCCGTTGGCCGCTATAAAGCTTTATCTGGAAACCATACAAAAACGCAGCCTGAGCAAGCAACAGGTAGATGATTTTGTGGGCAAATGCTTGTTAGACATTGACCGCCTGAACGATATGGTGGAAAACATGTTGCTTGCCGCCAAGATAGAAAATCAATCCTATACGTTTCCCAAACAGGAATTTAACCTTTCGGTACTGGTTGATGGTATTGTGAACCGCCTGCAAATTAACAAATGCGACCTTACACAGCAGTTGATTAATGCCGAGATTGAGCCAAAAATAGAAGTTACAGGTGATAAATTTGCCTTAACGTCAGTTGTAACCAACCTCATAGAAAACGCCATAAAGTACTCGGGCCCCTGCGAAACCGTAGATGTGAAGCTGTTTAACAAGAACGGCAAAGTACACCTGCAAGTGGCCGATCATGGTATTGGTATAGCAGATGAAGAAAAAAGCCGTATTTTTGACAGGTTTTACCGTGTAGGAAGCGAAGAAACCCGTAACACAAAAGGCACGGGTTTAGGTTTATACATTGTAAAACAAGTACTGGATAAACACCAGGCCATTATCAATGTAAGTGATAACAGGCCCGCCGGCAGTGTTTTTGAAGTTATATTTGGTTAA